One Candidatus Nitrososphaera evergladensis SR1 genomic window, GTTTACCTGGATTGTGACGTCAAGCCCGAGTTTTTTGAAAAACGCCGACACGAATTCAATGACCTCTGCGTCGGATTCTTGCGAAAAGGGCCCGTACACTTCAATATCCCACTGGTGGAAATACCTGTAGCGCCCTGCCTGCGGCTCGTCGTAGCGCCATACGCCGGCAAAAGCCGCTATCTTGGCCGGCATCTTCAGGTCGCGCCGTGAAGCGACATGGCGCGTAAGGCCAATCGTCAGGTCAAAGCGCAGGGCAACGTCGCGGTCGCCCTTGTCCTTGAACGCATAGATCTCGTTTGAAATGGAAGCGCCGCTCTTGGCCTCAAGCGTGGAGAGCATCTCAAGTGGCGAGGGCTCCATCATGCGAAAGTTGAACAGCCGCGCGGTTTCAAAGAATTTCTCCCGGACGAAGTTGATGCCTGCAAGGTCGTCGCTTTCAATGTCCCTCATGCCGCGGGGAAGTTCAAGCTTCACACCAGTAGCACGAGGCTGTTGGCATTTAGATTTTGCGTTAGGTTGTTATAATATCTGCCAGCAAAAGTGGTCGTGGCAGGCGGCTACCGGTTTTTGGACCACATGACAGACGCCGTGATAGAGGCGTACGGCAATACGCTAGAGGAAGCGTTCGTACAGGGCGCACGCGGGCTTGTGGACACGATGGTAGACATTTCTGCTGTACGGCCTGTTACGGAAATAAAGATAGAGGCAGAAGGTCACGACCTTGAATCCCTGCTGTTTGACTGGCTTGACAAGGTGATGCTCTTGATGGTATCAGACGGCGTTGCCATGTCGGAATTTTCAGTAAAGATACAAAAGCAAGATGATGACAGTTACTCGCTAACCGGAACCGCCAAAGGCGAGAAAATAGACCTTGCCCGGCACCACTACAAGGTAGAGATAAAGGCGATAACGTACCACGAGATGCTTGTACGGCAGGAAAACGACAGAGTGACGATAAGGTTCCTGATGGACCTCTGAAAGAAAAAGAGGATATTACTTGACGTCTACCTTGGTTTCCTCTTCACCTTTTGTCGGGACTTTTTTTGGCAGTTCCAGTTTCAGTATGCCGTTGTCCACCTTGGCATTTACTTTTGAAGGGACTATTTCTTCCGGGACCGGGACGTTTCGGTAAAACGACCTGTACAGCCTTTCGGTGTAGAGGTAGCGCTTGCCCTTTTCCTCTGTTTTCTCCGAGTGCTTGCCTGATATCTCGACAGTGTACCTTGTGGCCTTGACATCAATCTTTTCCTTTTCTATTCCCGGCACTTCTACCTGAAGCTCGTACCTGTCGCCCTTGTCTACCAGGTCGTACAGCGCCATCCTCATGTCCCTTGCCTCAAACAGCGACGGCATGTCTGGCCAGCTCATTGTTGCCAGAGGCCAGGGCCTCATCATGCGTTCCATGTCGCGCCTAAAGTTGTCAAACATGTTTTCAAACCTCCTCGGCGCAATGGCGGTACTGCTGTTTTCTTCCTCTCTTTTAGGCTCTCTTTCTCCTTTGGAGCTCATACGGTGTTATTACGTCGCCAAATTATTTGAGAGCTTTGAATGCCATGAAATGCAATACAAAGCATGTTTGAGATTCGGGATTCTAGCGGAAAGAATGTTAGATTTATGATCTTATGGAACATTCAAAGATAAGATTTATCTATATCGCGAATGTGCTTTAAATATGAACTTCTGTCCAAATTGCGGAGCACAAGTACCATCGAATGCAGCAAAGTTCTGTTCAGGTTGCGGCTCCTCAATCTCCGGGCCTCAAATTGTTCAACAACAGACAGTCAAGCCTACTGAAAGTCAAGTTGCGTCTCCAAAGCTGATTGGCATCATTAAGGAATTAGAAAATGATGAAAAAGTTGTAACGCAGAGTATCACTCAGACGGAAGTGATCTTTGTAAAGGAGGCATTCATCAAGAAGGTTCTCGGTCAAGAAAGAAAAGAGGTCCCAATCTCGATATCTGGCTCGATGTTTTATCTGACAAATCAGAGACTGATATTTCTGAAACTTTTTGAACTATCTGCATCTGAACTAGGTCAGGACTCTAACCTTTTGGCAGGTGCGGGAGGAACATTTTACGAATTACCTCTGACTTCAATTACAGGGGTGGAAATGCGTCAGGTGAAGTTAAACAAGAATGATGAAGCAAGGTTTGTCAATATATTTGGAGGAGATGTATCCAAGCTACGCAGGCCTGCTCTTGAAATAATCTATGACGAAAAAGCTGCTAAAGGTAGGGCAAAGGATTACATGGAATCAATGATGCAACGTGGGATAATTAGCAAACTTTGGGGCAAAGTCGAAATGGTTTATGACAAGATCTTTGTCTTGGGCGAACAGGCTGTAGTTTTACAACCAACACTATCTGAGTATGTCAAGGTCAAGAACAATATGCGATAAGTCGTTATTTTAGATAGAAAACTAGCTAGCATACACATCAGAAGAACAGACGGATATCAAAGAATGGAAGAGATTACAATTATGAAGATGAAATGCCTCCAGCTGAAGGATCTTAACTGGAAACTGAATTGACAGACACCATAGTAGAGCTTTTATCTATGTATATCTTCTGTTAGAGAATGAGTGTTCATGGGATTCTACTCGAATTGAAAATTGGAGACCGAATAATTCAACATTTCTCCATTACGAATTTCATACCCTCGGGTTCTGGAACTCCTATCGCATCACTTGTATTTCAGTTAATTCGAAATTCAGATTAATGTCAAGAATGATAATATCTCTATGAAGAATGATGAAAGTTCATTTAAGAAACATGATAATGAGCGGTTTGAC contains:
- a CDS encoding archease, encoding MAGGYRFLDHMTDAVIEAYGNTLEEAFVQGARGLVDTMVDISAVRPVTEIKIEAEGHDLESLLFDWLDKVMLLMVSDGVAMSEFSVKIQKQDDDSYSLTGTAKGEKIDLARHHYKVEIKAITYHEMLVRQENDRVTIRFLMDL
- a CDS encoding Hsp20/alpha crystallin family protein: MSSKGEREPKREEENSSTAIAPRRFENMFDNFRRDMERMMRPWPLATMSWPDMPSLFEARDMRMALYDLVDKGDRYELQVEVPGIEKEKIDVKATRYTVEISGKHSEKTEEKGKRYLYTERLYRSFYRNVPVPEEIVPSKVNAKVDNGILKLELPKKVPTKGEEETKVDVK
- a CDS encoding zinc ribbon domain-containing protein; the encoded protein is MNFCPNCGAQVPSNAAKFCSGCGSSISGPQIVQQQTVKPTESQVASPKLIGIIKELENDEKVVTQSITQTEVIFVKEAFIKKVLGQERKEVPISISGSMFYLTNQRLIFLKLFELSASELGQDSNLLAGAGGTFYELPLTSITGVEMRQVKLNKNDEARFVNIFGGDVSKLRRPALEIIYDEKAAKGRAKDYMESMMQRGIISKLWGKVEMVYDKIFVLGEQAVVLQPTLSEYVKVKNNMR